Within the Vallitalea longa genome, the region ATTATTGCAAAAATAATAAGTATTATATAAAAAATTAATTTTACAAAACGTTTCATGTGTTAACCTACTTTCTAATAAGCACCGTCTGCATCGGTAAATTTTCTTTGGATAAATGTCACTAAGAGTATAAGTAAAAATAAAATCACAGCTATTGCACTACCATATCCCATTTTATAATACCTAAAAGAGTTCTGATAAAAATAGGTTAAAAGAGTACTTGTCGCACCAGCAGGGGATCCTAGTCCACCACTTGCATTAGAAACTGCTGCAATCTGGTCAAATAATTGAAATGATTGAATAGTCGCATATGTTATGACCAAAAAAGTTGTTGGTCTCAACATTGGTACGGTTATAAACCGAAATTTTTGAAAACCGTTAGCACCATCAATCTCCGCTGATTCATATACAGTACTAGGTATTGTCTGAAAACCAGATAAATAATATACCATATAAAATCCTACCATCTGCCAAATAAACATTATTCCGATGAACGGCATAGCCATTTTAATATTGGCATACCATGTTGTGTTGGAAATTCCAATAATTCCAAAAAATTTTGCCATGACACCGTCTTTAACAAAAAGATACATAAATACTGTAGCAACTGTTATAGGGGCGATAACATATGGCAAATAATAGATTGTTCTGAATGCTCCTCTTCCTTTAAACGATTTATTTAATAATAGAGCCAAAAGTAAAGAGACAATTGTTATTGTTGGAACCACTATTGCTCCAAAAAGCAAAGTATTCTTCAGTGCAATATAGAATTTTGGATCTTGGAATAAGTGTATGTAGTTGCTAAAACCTATAAACCTATTTTTATCAGGTGTCACATATGAATACTTGAAAAAGCTAATATATATAGAGCGCATGAATGGGATTAAAAACCATAATATCCAACATATAATAGCTGGTAAAACAAATAAATATGCAGTAACAGTTTCATCACTTCTTTTAGCTAAAAATATTCTTCCAGCATTATTTTTCTTCATAATATTTTCTTTCATTAGTAGTCCACTCCAGTTAAATATTTAATGATAACAGGGGATTCTACCCCTGTTACCTTTATATGAAAGTTATTGAGATCCATATTTTTCAGATAAATTATTTAATATTTCTTCTGCTGATTTATCTGAATTACCATAAATAACACTCTCAAGTTCTGATTGAAAATCTGATTTAAATTGTTCATCTGCTGGATAGCCAAATCCTGTAGCATATGGAACTTGCTCCTCTATAATTTTAAGTTTTGGATTGAGTTCAAAGAATTTTGGTAAAGCTTCTGTGATACTAGGTGAACCACCAGTTATCTCAGCATTTGTTAATTGGAATTCTTTTCTTGACATATAGTATGCTGCTTTTGCTGCAAGTTCCGCATTTTTAGTATTCTTCAATACAGAATATGCATAAGTATGTAATGTTGAACCTTTGTTTCCATCACCACCTGGCATTGGAATGAATGTGTAATCAACATCAGGAGCAGATTCTTTCATAAAACCGACATACCAAGTTCCTCCTGTTGACATGGCACATTTTTGACCACCAAATACTTCTCCATCCCAAGACATACCTGCATCTTTTGCAGTTACTGCAAGACCTTCATCAAACATCTTGAATATGAAATTCAACGCATCAATGTTTTCTTTAGAATTTATTGATGCTCCATCTTTCCAACCACCACCAAAAGAATTCATATATTGGGTTGGGTGATATATATTACCTATATCAATACAAACACCTTTTACTTCATCTTTTGTAAGTGCTTTCGCAGCTTCATAAACTTCTTCCCATGTTTCTGGATAATCTCCAAGTCCTGCAGCTTTCCATAGATCTACATTCACTGCGAATGTCGCTGGAGCAGCTGTTGTTGGAATTCCATATAATTGACCTTGATAATTCCAAGCTTTTATAGCACTAGGTGCATATGCTTCAAAATCAAAATCATATTCATCGTATGGAAGAAAGAATCCATCTTGAATTAATCCTAAACTTGCTTCATTTGTAAGATTAACAATATCAGGAGCTGTTCCTGCTGCAACTTCACCAGGAAGTTTTTGCCAGAAATCATTAGCTGTAGGATAATGTTGTAACTTGATTTCCTTGATTTCTGGTACTGCACCTGCAATTCCTTCAACTGCTTTTGTAAAAGCTTTTTCTTCCCCTGATGAACCCCAGAAACCTAATGTCAATGTGACAGCTTCATCAGAGCTTTTATTAGATTTATCTGTATCGGTAGTCTCTTCTTCATCTTGATTTACCTTAGAAATTGTATCATCTTTTGCTTCTTTCTTTGATTTGCAACCTGTAAAACATACACATATAAGGCTTATTGTTAAACAAATAGTTAAAATCTTAGTTAAATTTTTCATCTCTCTAATTCTCCTTTTCTTAATTTTCACTTACAAGTATACCTTAATTAAATTTTAGCATCATTATTATATTTTGATATTTATTAATCTTTTTTTTATAGTTTTTGAATTGTTGCTCGAAAAAAAGTGGTAGTATCAAAACTACCACTTTTCATTAAATTAAAATATAATTATTTTTACATTAATTATATTTTTATGTACTACTATTCCTATATTCATTTGGTGTTATGTCACAATATTTTTTAAACATATTAATATAATGGATAGCAGAATTGAAACCACATTTTTCAGCTACTTGGTAATGTTTTAGATTAGTGGTTTTTATCAAATTCTTTGCATATTCTATTCTCTTTTCATTAATATAGTTAGATATGGTTTTATTCATATACTTAGAGAATATCCTACTTATATAACTAGGTGTCACTCCAATACTACCAGCAATATCATCAAGACTTACATTCGTTGTATAATTTTCATCAATAATTTTAAGTGTCTGTACAATCAAATAATTCTTTGGTCTTCTAATATCAATATTTAATCTATCATCAAATTCTTCTAGCACTTTCAGTAATTCATCTGCATTGTGAATCACATCAAAATCTATATCTATTTTTTTCGTTCCACATAATTCCTGCATATGATTTTTAATTACATAAATAAATTTATCCACATTGATTAGGATGTTGTCTTTAGTAATCTTCCCAATAAACTTCTTTACTGTTTTTGAAATCTTATTATTACTATTTGATTCTAACCCTTTGATTAAGTCACATTTCAATTCATTCAAGTATTTATCATTTACATCCAATTCATATTTATCGTTATGATAATATATTTTCTTATTAGGATAGAAGTATGTTTGATCCAATATTCTTTGGACTTTATCATATGTCACATTAATATTTTCTAACCCTTTGTAGTTGCATCCCAATGCCATTACAATTTCAACATTCAAAAACGTTTTAGTAGCATATGATAAGTCATTTACAATATCTTGTATATAGTTATTTATATTAAATTGGCTTTTCTCTTTTGAAAAGGTCAATAGTACAACAAATAAATCTCTGGAATACTTGACTATCTCAAATTCATTATATTTTTCTAATGTATTTGTAAAAATATTATTGATACTATTGATAAATATATTATCACCATTCTTTTCATACCTTGCGATTATTCTTTCATAGTTCTCTATCTTGACCGCAATTAAATATATATCACCATTCTTTATTTTCAACTTATATCTATGAGCAATTGTTTCAAAATCAATTTTTTCATCAAAACCTATCCTAAGTATATTCGCAAGAAAGTTCGTTCTGAACTCTTTTATATTTGATAGATTATCATCTTTATTCTTATGTTTGGATAGATATTTCTTGTCAATTGACTTCAAATATTCTGCAAGATTATCAGCTAAAATGTTATTCTTAAGTATATAATCGTTGGCCTGATACTTAAGAGCTTTTTGAGCGAACTCAAAATTTTCGTGACATGTAAGCATTACAACATATCCCTCATATCCTTTTTCTCTAATTTTTTTTAATACAGTAATACCATCAACTATAGGCATTGTTATGTCTAAAAAAACAATATCGGGAGTTAATTCTAAGATCTTTTTGATTGCTTCTTCGCCATTCCCTGCTTCTCCTATTATGGAATATCCATTCTCTTCCCAATCAAATACTGATTTAATCCCAATTCTAACAAAATTTTCATCATCAGCTAAAAAAATATTAATCAATGGTTTCACCTTTTTCTATAGGAATCGTTATTTTAACAAGTGTACCTTCACCTAAACTACTTTTTATTTGCACTCCAAAATCCTTACCATAAATCATTTGAATTCTTTTATTCACATTATAAATACCAATCTTATTAAATCCATCATTAGTCTTTTCTTTTATAAGTATATTATCAATTACTTGTTGTGAGATACCATTACCGTTATCAAGGACTTCATAAACAATCATTTTGTTTTGTATATGAATCTTTATATTTATATTACCTTTCTTGTCCATATTGTCAAAACCATGGAAGATACAATTCTCCATAATCGGTTGCAATAAATATTTTAAAGTATAACAACCCAAAACTCTGTCTTCTACATCAAATGTAATATTAAATTTATTATAATACCTGAGAGATAATATTTGAATGTAATATTGAATTTGTTTTAGTTCTGTTTCAATTGTAATCTTATCAGATTTATCTTTGATAGCGAAACCGATGATATGTCCTATTGAGTCCAAAGATGTCTCTATTGATTTTGCTCCTTGCATTGTAGCCATCAATTTAATCGCATTAAGAGTATTAAGCATAAAATGCGGAGAAATCTGTGCTTGTAGTGCTTTATATTCCATCTCTCTTTTTTCATTTTCTTCTATGTATATTTTATTTATAAGATTTTGTGTGTTATCTATCATCAAATTAAAGGCATGACATAATTCCCCAAATTCACCTTTAGATGTTGTATCTACTCTAACAGATAAATCTCCTTTATATGCTTCTTTAATTGTACTGTTAAGACTCTTAATAGGCTTCATAATATGCCTTGATGTCATTTCAGACACGATAAATGCAATGAGAATACAAAAAACAGCTACTAGAATCATTATCACCATTGTTGTATATGCTTCTTTGTATATAGTACTTTTTGGTATTAACATCATGATAGAACACCCTGTAATATTTGATGTGGTCAATATAGAAAGATAATCCTTTTTATCTATCCTTATATTAGTTTTTCCTGATATGACCTGTTCCATTATATTATCGGTTTTCTCTTTACTTTTATCTTCAAAAGACGAATAAATAATATCGTTTTCATTATTTGATACAAATATTTGTGTACCAGAATGTATAGATTCATTATTCCACAATTCTACTAGGTCATTTATTTTCACATCAATTTTTAATATCCCTAACTTTCTATTAGTTCTTGCATTCATAATAAGGCGACCTACAGATATGATATCTCCACTATCTATGCCATACATAGTGTCCTTATGAAGAGGTAATATTATAGAACTACCATTAGAATTATACAGTGTATCATACCAATGTTGGTTTTCAAAATTATCGATTGGCGATACTGAATATCTATTTTTCGAATATATCAGTGGAGAATTAAATGGTATTAAAGTCACTGAATTAATGTATTCATTATTATACAATATGCTTGTATATAATTTAGCTGATACTTTATCACTGTCCCTATACATTTGAAATTTTTTCATATCTTCGGGATACTGTTCATAACTTCCATCTAGTACTTTAAAAACTGCTTCGTCCATAATAGGAATTTGTGACAAGTTATCTAACGAGGTTATCAGATTATCAAAAGCGATTAATGTCTGCTTATTAACAGCTTGTGAACTATTTATTGCATTTTCTTTCAGTGAATCTGATACATAAAACGTTAATATCGTAGTATTAAGTACTACAACTCCAACAACGACAATAAAGCATATAAGTAGTATTCTAGTTCTAAATTTCATAACAACACATCCATACTATTATCAAAAACCTATGGTTTTTATCATTTTTAATATATTTAGTATATATTTCGACTTATATTTTGTCAAACAATACTATATATAATTATGATTTTGAACTTATTAATATAAGCTTAGTACAAAAAATTTATTTTCTAATTGCCAAATCAATCACTTTTTTTCCTAATATTAATAATTATACATCTATTTAAGCTATAGAATTTTGAATAGTAATAAAAACAACCCCTAAGCTGTTAAGTTTTTCCTAATAACAGTTTTAGGGATTATTTTATCAACATTGCAATTCTTTATAAGTATATTCCATACTCTTGTAAACTATAAAACTAGACTATCATTCCTAGCCTTTAATCTCTCCCATCTTCTATCAACCTCATTCTGAATATCATCAAGAAGTGCTTCATATTTAGGTTTGGTTAAATGCTTAGTCCTTCCCATCATCTTGAAGAAATCTGCCATAGGAATCTTCTTATTCTTAGTCTCAGGATTATAAGTTATTGTTGTAATACCATTCTCTATTTCATATAGAGGATGATAACAGCTGTTAACTCCCGCTTCTATAACACTTCTCTCATATCTTGGCTCATCTCCCCAGTTTAGAGGACAAGCAGATAATGCTTTTATGAAAGCCAAACCATATTCTTGAGCATATTTTTGGGCTTTGGCGGCTTTTTTAATAAAATCACTTGGCATGAATTCAGCAACTGTCGCAACATAAGGAATGTTGGTTGCTGCAAATATCATAGGTGTATCCTTATTATAATTTGCCTTTCCTGCTTGAGCTGGACCAACATGTGAAGTAGAAGTCTTAGCTCCTTTTGGTGATGAATATGATAATTGATATCCAGTATTCATGTAACCACCATTATCGTATTCCATAATTATCATCTTGTGATTTCTAAGTGCAGCACCAAGAGCCGCTCCCATACCTATGTCAAGACCACCATCTCCACTGATCATAACAAATGTAAAATCTTCTCCTTCAGGTATCTCGCCTCTTTTTTGTTTCTGATGGAACATCTCAACAACACCTGATAATGTTGCTCCACCATTTTGGAATAAGTTATGGATATAACTCACTCTAAATGCTGTTTGAGGGTAAGGAGTCGTAACAACCATTCCACAACCTGTCTGGAATAATAGAACTACATTACCTTCAATACCTTTTAACAATAGATTAACGTTAACAGGTATACCACAACCAGGACATGCTCCTGAACCTGGTGCCCATCTTTTGGGCATCTTGGTAGCATTTTTTGGAATACCGCCTTTTGCAATGAATTTTCCTGTCTCTTCGTCTTTTACTACTGTTGTTACACCTGGTGATGCTTCTTCTTTAGTTATTGGTTTAAATAATTGCTCAGGCTTATAACCTTCTTTTCCTGTGTAGTTACCATAGTAATCAAATCTATTCTCAACTTTTTTAGTCTCCACAATATCAAGAGCCCTATTAAGCATATCAATCGCATCTTCTATATAGAAATCTTTACCACTAAGTCCATATACTAATGTAGCTACTTCAATATCTGCTTTGTAATCTTGTAATGTAGCTTTTAACTCAATAGATAGATTCCCACCGTTAGCACCATAACTATCTTGTCTATCGGCAACAACTATAGCTTTTGTATTCTTGACCATTTCATATAGTTCTTCTTTGTACCAAGGTCTAAGGGCATTAACCGCAAAAACCCCAACTTTCTTACCTTTTTTCCTTAATTCATCAACTGCTAGAATTGCTGTATCATAACTTGAACCTATTATGAATAGAGCAGCATCTGCATCTTCCATTTTATAGCCTTCAACAACATCGTAAGTTCTACCTGATAGTTGTCCATATTCCTTAAGAACATCTTTTATTACTCCTCTTGCATCATTCATAGCTTCATGCAATTGGAATTTATTATTAATAAGGTCAGGTTCATTCATATAAGAACCCATAGTAACAGGTTTATCAGGATCTAACAAGTGATGTTCCGGTTCATATTTTCCAATGAAATCCTGAACATCTGAATCTTTCTCGAAAACTTTAGCTCTTCTCTTCTGATGACTAGTGAAGAATCCATCAAATGCAACTATTACTGGTAGTTTAACCTTCTCTGCAATTTTTAGAGCACATATGTTCATGTCATATACTCTCTGTGGGTCTTTGGCAAAAAGTATTATCCATCCTGCATTGAGAGTATACATTATATCGCTATGATCGCCTTTTATAGAAAGAGGACCGGATACAGTACGACACACAACATTAAGTACCATAGGCAACCTAGTACCGGACTGTACTGGTAATTGTTCTAGAGCATAGAGCAAACCATTAGCTGATGTAGCATTGAAAACACGACCACCACCCGCTGTAGCTCCATAACAAATACCCGCTGCCCCATGTTCTCCATCACCAGGTATCATCATTACATCATGTTCACCTTCGGCTTTTAACAAATCAAGATGTTCGGCAATCTTGGTTGATGGAGTGATTGGATAATAACCCATTACATGATAATTTATTTGTTTTGCAGCATAAGCCGCAAGTTCATTTCCACTATCAAAAACAATCTTTTGTTCTACCATTCTTTAATCCTCCTCTATTCTAGTTTCCGCTTTCAGTATTAACGATTGAATTAGCTCCAGTATCTTCAAATTCCAGAGAATCTACAATAAGGTCTTTGTTTCTTACATGTAGTTTACCAATATCATAATCTCTTTCTAACTCAGCTGTTAATGCTGCTGTTGGACATACTTCCACACATCTAAGGCAACCTTTACAATGATGATAATCCAACCCTTTATTAACCATTGATGGTTTACCTCTATACTCACCTTGGACAAATTGGAAAACCATATCAGGGCAAGTAGTATCACATAGCCCGCAGTGTATACATTTCTCTTCATGGAAAATAGGAACATATCCTTGTCTGCTGGCAGAAACATCATTAGTAATAGTACTTCCAGGTATTGTGTTAACACCTCCTATAGGTGCATTAGCATAACCCCAGTCTCTTTTTACCTCTTTATATTCTTGATATGGATACTTGCCATCATCCTTATATTCAGTTCCAATAATATCTTCATAACCTCTCCTGACTCCTGCTAAATTTCCTTCAAGAGCAGCTGGATATTTCTTACCTACTGTATCTCTGACTACTTGTTCCAATGAATCAAGTGTAATGAATCCTGTAGCTTTTCCTATAGCCCCCAGCAATACCATATTGATTCTAGTACGTTCTTCCAAAGCTATCTTTAACGCATCAATACATATTAATGTTCCTGCATGCATTTTGAGTCTATCTCTAACAGCATCTGGTTCATCATTGGTATTGACTACAACAACTGTATTCTCATCCACACCTGCCATAACTGGAATTTTCCCAGCAAGATTCTCATGAAAAATTCCAATTACATGAGGTTTTTCTATTGGACTATTTATTCTGATCTCTTTATCAGTATCACAGTATCTGATAAATGATTTAACAGGTGTTCCTTTTTTTTCAGAACCGTAACTGGCAAAGTTAGAACTATTGAGTTCAAGATACAATGCACCTAACTCACCCAATATTTTACCGATAAGATTGGCCCCTAGTCCTCCTATACTCTCAAGTCTAATTTCATAAAAACCATGTTCATTTGTAATAGGTAGATTAACACTCATCTCTTCATTCCTCCTTTTTATGTGTTAGCAATTAGCTATAAATTACTAAATATATCCTGTAATAATCATTATAACATAATAATAGTTATTATCAAGTATTTATTATTTCAATAATTGTTATTATTTGTTCATACCACTTTCAGTATAAGTAAAAATATGTTTTAATATACCAATTATCATTTATTTTTTATGTTGATTTAACCTCAATATATAACAACTTAAATATTCATTCAATATTAGTTAGAATATGATATTATTTTTTAATAAATATTTATATAATCAAGGAAAAATAGTTATGACAAATAACAACACATTTATTAAAGGCTATATGATATAGTTATTTATAAGGTAAAAAAAAGAAATTCATGTTTAAGTCTTATCATAGAAATAGTATCTTGATTTTTAAAGGAGTGAACTGTTTAAATGAAACAATTTTTATATGTAATTTTAATAATAATCTTTTTTTTCAATATTACTGGTTGTAGTAATAATGATGATGATGAAGTAGATGCTTCTCGTCCTCCATTGGTAATGTATAATGATGAAATATACAAAACCACAGGTAATGAATTTGACGTTACAGATGAATATGAATTTGTTGATACGATAAAGAGTGAAACAAAACATAACGAAAAACCTACAGAAAATTCAACTGGTCATTTAGTAAAAAAAGATAGCTCCATTTATATAAAAACAAACGATAGCGATAATATTTATATAGGAAATAATGAAACAATAATAAAATTTAGTAAATTAAAATAGTATAAAAAAACACCATATCACTTACTCATTAAAAGTAACTGATATGATGTTCATATAACTAAGACATTATTTCTTTTATAACATCCTCCAAATCATTTTCATTTAATAAAGTGCTTTTCCTTCTTGATCTGGGGCTTTTTGATATTTTCGCACTGTTTGATATATCTTCATCCCTGTCTCTACTAGGCCTAGAATAGTCAGAGATATCGTGTATATCTTTTTTGCCTTTCTTATGAATTTTTTTAATTTCCTTACTTTTTCCATAATCTTCATTAGCAATCTTAACCCCATTCATAACGACTTTCAACTCATTATCTAGATGGTTGCACAGATAAATTGTAGCAATTTCTTTTTTGTCATCTATTCTACAAATCATTCTAACTCCAAGTAATATAAGTCCTAATACTAACCCAAATATACCACATATCAATACATTAGGCAAAACTTCTATATTAATCTTATTAAGCAATGCTATTTCCAGGAAAGTGAATGTAAGGCCTATTAATATTGTAAAATATAATGTATTGATTGCTAGATCCTCTAATATATATATTGGTATCTTATTAACTTTGATATTATAAAGATTTTTCTCTATAAATATTTTTGTATTCAATGGCTTAGTTCCCGAAACAACCCTGTGTCTATATTTATGTTCTATAAACATTATATCCTTGTCCATAAATTTCCCGTCAATAGTTTTCAGTATTCCATTATATTTATTATTAGCCGATAAACAGCTAAATACACCTATAATAAAAACAAAAGTTAATATTGAGCATACTATTAGATTAATTGTATCATACATAAGAAACTCCCCTTCCAATTATTTACAATTATTATACATCAATATTGCAATTATTGGAAGAGTTATTTGTAAATTATTTACAATTTATAATATTTCTATCATTCCTTCTATAATTTTTGTAGAATTATCTGCTGCGATTTGAGTGAATTCTTCAAAATTAGTTTCTGCTGAATTATCCGCTTTATCAGATATTGACCTAATTATTACAAAAGGTATCTTATTAAGATGGCATACATGTGCAATAGCTGCCCCCTCCATTTCTGTACAGAAACCGTTAAAATCTTCTATTAATCTTTCTTTGACTTTCATATCAGAAACAAATTGGTCACCACTGACAATTCTTTCAACAAATACTTTATGATCTGCAATCTTATTACTACTTGCTTTCTTAGCTAATTCTATTAATTTTTCATCTGCCTTGAAACAACTTACATCCATTCTAGGAATTTCTCCAACTTTATATCCGAATCCCGTTGCATCCATATCATGTTGAAGTGCATCACTAGAGACAACAATATCTGCTATATTCAGTTTGTTACTGACAGCACCTGCAACACCAGTATTAATTATCATGTCTACACCAAATTTATCTATCATGATCTGTGTGCACACTGCTGCATTAACTTTTCCGATGCCACATCTAACTACAACTATATCTTTGTCATACATCTTACCACTATAAAATTCCAGACTAGCGTATTTTTTAACCTCATCTATAACTATCTTCTCTTTTAAGGCTGCTACTTCTTCTTCCATAGCTCCTATGATTCCTACAACACTCATTTA harbors:
- a CDS encoding 5'-methylthioadenosine/adenosylhomocysteine nucleosidase, which translates into the protein MSVVGIIGAMEEEVAALKEKIVIDEVKKYASLEFYSGKMYDKDIVVVRCGIGKVNAAVCTQIMIDKFGVDMIINTGVAGAVSNKLNIADIVVSSDALQHDMDATGFGYKVGEIPRMDVSCFKADEKLIELAKKASSNKIADHKVFVERIVSGDQFVSDMKVKERLIEDFNGFCTEMEGAAIAHVCHLNKIPFVIIRSISDKADNSAETNFEEFTQIAADNSTKIIEGMIEIL
- a CDS encoding response regulator transcription factor, with translation MINIFLADDENFVRIGIKSVFDWEENGYSIIGEAGNGEEAIKKILELTPDIVFLDITMPIVDGITVLKKIREKGYEGYVVMLTCHENFEFAQKALKYQANDYILKNNILADNLAEYLKSIDKKYLSKHKNKDDNLSNIKEFRTNFLANILRIGFDEKIDFETIAHRYKLKIKNGDIYLIAVKIENYERIIARYEKNGDNIFINSINNIFTNTLEKYNEFEIVKYSRDLFVVLLTFSKEKSQFNINNYIQDIVNDLSYATKTFLNVEIVMALGCNYKGLENINVTYDKVQRILDQTYFYPNKKIYYHNDKYELDVNDKYLNELKCDLIKGLESNSNNKISKTVKKFIGKITKDNILINVDKFIYVIKNHMQELCGTKKIDIDFDVIHNADELLKVLEEFDDRLNIDIRRPKNYLIVQTLKIIDENYTTNVSLDDIAGSIGVTPSYISRIFSKYMNKTISNYINEKRIEYAKNLIKTTNLKHYQVAEKCGFNSAIHYINMFKKYCDITPNEYRNSST
- a CDS encoding thiamine pyrophosphate-dependent enzyme; translated protein: MVEQKIVFDSGNELAAYAAKQINYHVMGYYPITPSTKIAEHLDLLKAEGEHDVMMIPGDGEHGAAGICYGATAGGGRVFNATSANGLLYALEQLPVQSGTRLPMVLNVVCRTVSGPLSIKGDHSDIMYTLNAGWIILFAKDPQRVYDMNICALKIAEKVKLPVIVAFDGFFTSHQKRRAKVFEKDSDVQDFIGKYEPEHHLLDPDKPVTMGSYMNEPDLINNKFQLHEAMNDARGVIKDVLKEYGQLSGRTYDVVEGYKMEDADAALFIIGSSYDTAILAVDELRKKGKKVGVFAVNALRPWYKEELYEMVKNTKAIVVADRQDSYGANGGNLSIELKATLQDYKADIEVATLVYGLSGKDFYIEDAIDMLNRALDIVETKKVENRFDYYGNYTGKEGYKPEQLFKPITKEEASPGVTTVVKDEETGKFIAKGGIPKNATKMPKRWAPGSGACPGCGIPVNVNLLLKGIEGNVVLLFQTGCGMVVTTPYPQTAFRVSYIHNLFQNGGATLSGVVEMFHQKQKRGEIPEGEDFTFVMISGDGGLDIGMGAALGAALRNHKMIIMEYDNGGYMNTGYQLSYSSPKGAKTSTSHVGPAQAGKANYNKDTPMIFAATNIPYVATVAEFMPSDFIKKAAKAQKYAQEYGLAFIKALSACPLNWGDEPRYERSVIEAGVNSCYHPLYEIENGITTITYNPETKNKKIPMADFFKMMGRTKHLTKPKYEALLDDIQNEVDRRWERLKARNDSLVL
- a CDS encoding 2-oxoacid:acceptor oxidoreductase family protein — translated: MSVNLPITNEHGFYEIRLESIGGLGANLIGKILGELGALYLELNSSNFASYGSEKKGTPVKSFIRYCDTDKEIRINSPIEKPHVIGIFHENLAGKIPVMAGVDENTVVVVNTNDEPDAVRDRLKMHAGTLICIDALKIALEERTRINMVLLGAIGKATGFITLDSLEQVVRDTVGKKYPAALEGNLAGVRRGYEDIIGTEYKDDGKYPYQEYKEVKRDWGYANAPIGGVNTIPGSTITNDVSASRQGYVPIFHEEKCIHCGLCDTTCPDMVFQFVQGEYRGKPSMVNKGLDYHHCKGCLRCVEVCPTAALTAELERDYDIGKLHVRNKDLIVDSLEFEDTGANSIVNTESGN
- a CDS encoding sensor histidine kinase, translated to MKFRTRILLICFIVVVGVVVLNTTILTFYVSDSLKENAINSSQAVNKQTLIAFDNLITSLDNLSQIPIMDEAVFKVLDGSYEQYPEDMKKFQMYRDSDKVSAKLYTSILYNNEYINSVTLIPFNSPLIYSKNRYSVSPIDNFENQHWYDTLYNSNGSSIILPLHKDTMYGIDSGDIISVGRLIMNARTNRKLGILKIDVKINDLVELWNNESIHSGTQIFVSNNENDIIYSSFEDKSKEKTDNIMEQVISGKTNIRIDKKDYLSILTTSNITGCSIMMLIPKSTIYKEAYTTMVIMILVAVFCILIAFIVSEMTSRHIMKPIKSLNSTIKEAYKGDLSVRVDTTSKGEFGELCHAFNLMIDNTQNLINKIYIEENEKREMEYKALQAQISPHFMLNTLNAIKLMATMQGAKSIETSLDSIGHIIGFAIKDKSDKITIETELKQIQYYIQILSLRYYNKFNITFDVEDRVLGCYTLKYLLQPIMENCIFHGFDNMDKKGNINIKIHIQNKMIVYEVLDNGNGISQQVIDNILIKEKTNDGFNKIGIYNVNKRIQMIYGKDFGVQIKSSLGEGTLVKITIPIEKGETID
- a CDS encoding carbohydrate ABC transporter permease, with amino-acid sequence MKENIMKKNNAGRIFLAKRSDETVTAYLFVLPAIICWILWFLIPFMRSIYISFFKYSYVTPDKNRFIGFSNYIHLFQDPKFYIALKNTLLFGAIVVPTITIVSLLLALLLNKSFKGRGAFRTIYYLPYVIAPITVATVFMYLFVKDGVMAKFFGIIGISNTTWYANIKMAMPFIGIMFIWQMVGFYMVYYLSGFQTIPSTVYESAEIDGANGFQKFRFITVPMLRPTTFLVITYATIQSFQLFDQIAAVSNASGGLGSPAGATSTLLTYFYQNSFRYYKMGYGSAIAVILFLLILLVTFIQRKFTDADGAY
- a CDS encoding ABC transporter substrate-binding protein; this translates as MKNLTKILTICLTISLICVCFTGCKSKKEAKDDTISKVNQDEEETTDTDKSNKSSDEAVTLTLGFWGSSGEEKAFTKAVEGIAGAVPEIKEIKLQHYPTANDFWQKLPGEVAAGTAPDIVNLTNEASLGLIQDGFFLPYDEYDFDFEAYAPSAIKAWNYQGQLYGIPTTAAPATFAVNVDLWKAAGLGDYPETWEEVYEAAKALTKDEVKGVCIDIGNIYHPTQYMNSFGGGWKDGASINSKENIDALNFIFKMFDEGLAVTAKDAGMSWDGEVFGGQKCAMSTGGTWYVGFMKESAPDVDYTFIPMPGGDGNKGSTLHTYAYSVLKNTKNAELAAKAAYYMSRKEFQLTNAEITGGSPSITEALPKFFELNPKLKIIEEQVPYATGFGYPADEQFKSDFQSELESVIYGNSDKSAEEILNNLSEKYGSQ